A part of Paenibacillus sp. 481 genomic DNA contains:
- a CDS encoding DUF4280 domain-containing protein, giving the protein MSDVHQYVVRGASMKCDCGSHRRKINLPTSHGSYVNGQPMMNESDCKPVDNISHFGICTGAKNQSGAVIYLIAEETGATISGKPCLPAILSNWMKVKENAKVEQKAALTTQSELLCELGGLITFLSNGQDGK; this is encoded by the coding sequence ATGTCGGATGTACATCAATACGTGGTCAGAGGAGCGTCCATGAAATGTGATTGCGGCAGTCACCGAAGAAAAATTAACTTGCCAACTAGCCACGGTTCCTATGTGAATGGGCAACCGATGATGAATGAAAGTGATTGCAAGCCAGTGGACAACATCTCTCACTTTGGGATTTGTACGGGTGCAAAAAATCAAAGCGGAGCTGTAATTTACTTAATTGCGGAGGAAACTGGGGCAACGATATCCGGTAAGCCATGCCTCCCTGCGATTTTGAGCAATTGGATGAAAGTGAAGGAAAATGCCAAGGTCGAACAAAAGGCGGCGCTGACGACGCAATCAGAGCTGCTGTGTGAGCTAGGTGGGTTGATCACTTTCCTAAGCAATGGGCAGGATGGCAAGTAA
- a CDS encoding response regulator, with protein sequence MNLRTKLVIGFTSFLVILSSLGWMSYSRISNLKSELDTFYYERYNMVKYALIARDDANSIARELVNELLNETHVQDSTVETIRVYKERIVSSLDLLESGIQTPQERQLVERVQRAWTTYDQFIQEAIRLAKQSQTEQANKLRNSIGLDRQKEVLESTRSLASHHELIMDNQLQQSNKAYAEAVTMTITVMIAGFVVAIGVMLWVIPSVTRNLNKMSLMIQSLARGRLRRVRSIQPYARDEIGEVIEVFKTMAEDIEQRKRAEQQYARTQKEQAWINSSTAKMTELLTDITNLQQVGQMFVSEFVPILGAQYGALYLRDDLKNPNLFHLFGTYAGTDLLAAERSFAVGEGLVGQCAADARPIIIDELNDSSLRIDSGLCHSQPVQLVLYPVTFEKRVIGVLELASIKPLGEVPMRLLEQLMLSLGVIVHTISERLRIEDLLRDSQALTEELQCQSEELLSQQEELRRSNEHLELQTDRLKHSEETLQRQQEELEHYNTELIAKTRALEEQMSASNDKNDELERTRTELERQALQLALASKYKSEFLANMSHELRTPLNSLLVLSQLLAENKEDNLLPKQMEYARTIHMSGTDLLKMIDEVLDLSQMDAGKMRLNEEQLHLSEFTSFMRDSFAQIASQKGLSFDVHIEDGLPSYMYIDGYRVKQVVRNLLSNAFKFTSSGHVELRVETAQTDELPLFMLSTGRNYIALRVADTGIGIPDDKQELIFEAFQQLDGTTSRKYGGAGLGLSISRELARILGGALLVRSEENVGSTFTFIIPQHTETPSKEAMSGAIHSTALDATVMDTIASGLTASETAALVSAASAKIAFLEHGSEQVQEQGFGQNYTFGQEQPQAQVQIEGLGYGQTYTHDHKEKPASSNQQMEQLAQQLTQQREVAAAQSQLYQRHWPFERKQLLIVEDDGPQLKSLMALIEGVNVKVSAVTTGTEALAQLEQQCFDGMVLDLTLPDMSGFELLEHISKLKQHQTMPIIIYTGRVLNAKQETELRQRVQSIIIKDVKSPERLLQETMLLLSKMKAERAAEEQPHIAVKDDHLSGKRILLVDDDVRNVYTLSSVLEQYDMNVTYAENGAEALQLLEQEQHYDLILMDMMMPEMDGYEAMRRIRSSSAPNMATLPIIALTAKAMKEDRDKCIEAGASDYVSKPFETEQLLSLMRVWLYR encoded by the coding sequence TTGAATTTGCGTACGAAGCTTGTGATCGGCTTTACGAGCTTTCTTGTCATTTTATCATCACTTGGCTGGATGTCGTATTCTCGAATTAGCAATTTGAAAAGTGAATTAGATACGTTCTATTATGAACGCTACAATATGGTCAAATATGCGCTGATAGCACGAGACGATGCGAATAGTATCGCACGAGAGCTCGTCAATGAGCTGCTGAATGAGACGCATGTGCAGGACAGTACGGTTGAAACGATTCGCGTATACAAAGAACGGATTGTTAGTTCACTCGATTTGCTGGAAAGTGGTATCCAAACGCCACAAGAAAGACAGCTTGTAGAACGGGTGCAACGTGCTTGGACGACATACGATCAGTTTATACAAGAAGCGATACGACTTGCGAAGCAGAGCCAGACCGAACAAGCGAACAAACTGCGCAATTCAATCGGTCTGGACAGGCAAAAAGAAGTACTCGAAAGCACACGGAGCCTTGCTTCCCACCATGAGCTCATTATGGACAACCAGCTCCAACAGTCGAATAAGGCATACGCAGAAGCCGTTACAATGACGATTACGGTTATGATTGCTGGTTTCGTTGTGGCGATTGGCGTTATGCTCTGGGTGATCCCGAGTGTGACACGGAACCTGAACAAAATGTCACTCATGATTCAGAGCTTGGCGCGTGGCCGCCTGCGCAGAGTCCGCAGCATTCAGCCATATGCACGTGATGAAATTGGCGAAGTTATCGAAGTGTTTAAGACGATGGCTGAAGATATTGAGCAGCGCAAAAGGGCGGAACAGCAATACGCCCGCACGCAGAAAGAGCAAGCTTGGATTAACAGCAGCACAGCTAAAATGACAGAGCTGCTTACGGACATTACGAACTTGCAGCAAGTCGGTCAAATGTTTGTGAGCGAATTTGTGCCGATCTTAGGCGCTCAATATGGAGCCCTCTATTTACGCGATGATTTGAAAAATCCGAACCTGTTTCATTTGTTCGGAACATACGCAGGTACGGATCTCTTGGCAGCCGAGCGTTCTTTTGCCGTCGGAGAAGGGCTAGTCGGTCAATGTGCGGCCGACGCACGTCCGATCATTATCGATGAGCTGAACGATAGCTCGCTTCGAATTGATTCCGGGTTGTGTCATTCACAACCCGTTCAGCTTGTATTGTACCCCGTTACATTTGAGAAGCGGGTAATCGGTGTGCTTGAATTGGCGAGCATCAAGCCGCTTGGCGAAGTCCCAATGCGTCTGCTGGAGCAGCTTATGTTAAGTTTGGGTGTGATCGTGCATACGATTTCAGAACGTTTGCGTATCGAAGATTTGCTAAGAGATTCACAGGCACTAACAGAAGAGCTGCAATGTCAGTCTGAAGAATTATTGTCGCAGCAAGAAGAACTGCGCCGCTCAAACGAGCATTTAGAATTGCAAACCGATAGACTCAAGCATTCCGAAGAAACGTTGCAGCGTCAGCAGGAAGAGCTAGAGCATTACAATACCGAACTTATCGCCAAAACACGGGCGTTGGAAGAGCAAATGTCGGCGTCAAATGATAAAAACGATGAGCTAGAGCGTACGCGTACGGAGTTGGAGCGCCAAGCGTTGCAATTGGCACTTGCCTCTAAGTATAAGTCGGAGTTTTTGGCGAATATGTCTCATGAGCTACGTACTCCGTTGAACAGCTTGCTCGTCTTGTCACAGCTCCTTGCCGAGAACAAGGAAGACAACTTGCTGCCGAAGCAAATGGAATACGCGCGTACGATTCACATGTCGGGCACCGATTTGCTGAAAATGATTGATGAAGTGTTGGACTTGTCCCAGATGGATGCAGGCAAAATGCGCTTAAACGAGGAACAGCTTCATCTGAGCGAGTTCACTTCTTTTATGAGGGATAGCTTCGCCCAGATCGCGTCGCAAAAAGGATTGTCGTTTGACGTCCATATTGAAGACGGTTTGCCATCGTATATGTATATAGATGGCTACCGTGTCAAACAAGTCGTCCGCAACTTGCTATCCAACGCGTTCAAATTCACAAGCAGCGGGCACGTTGAGCTGCGTGTAGAAACGGCGCAAACGGATGAGCTACCTTTATTTATGCTTAGCACAGGACGAAACTACATTGCCCTGCGCGTTGCGGATACAGGAATCGGCATCCCTGACGATAAACAGGAGTTAATCTTTGAGGCGTTTCAGCAGTTGGACGGCACCACAAGCCGCAAATACGGTGGAGCAGGCCTAGGCTTATCCATTAGCCGTGAGCTAGCTCGCATCTTGGGTGGTGCCCTACTCGTGCGCAGCGAAGAAAACGTGGGCAGTACGTTCACGTTTATCATTCCGCAGCATACCGAAACGCCTAGCAAAGAAGCGATGTCTGGTGCCATACATTCGACAGCTTTAGATGCAACAGTGATGGACACCATAGCTTCGGGATTAACTGCTTCAGAGACAGCAGCCTTAGTATCTGCTGCATCTGCGAAAATTGCTTTTCTGGAACATGGATCGGAGCAGGTGCAGGAGCAAGGGTTCGGGCAAAATTACACGTTCGGACAGGAGCAGCCACAGGCGCAAGTGCAAATAGAAGGGCTAGGGTACGGACAAACATACACGCATGACCATAAGGAAAAGCCAGCATCAAGCAATCAGCAAATGGAACAGCTGGCTCAACAGCTAACGCAGCAGCGTGAAGTAGCTGCCGCACAATCACAACTGTATCAACGCCATTGGCCATTTGAACGGAAGCAGTTGCTAATCGTGGAAGACGACGGGCCGCAGCTGAAATCGTTAATGGCGCTCATCGAAGGTGTGAACGTGAAAGTATCAGCTGTTACAACTGGAACCGAAGCACTCGCTCAGTTGGAACAGCAGTGCTTTGACGGGATGGTTCTTGACCTGACTTTGCCGGATATGAGCGGATTCGAGCTGCTTGAGCACATAAGCAAGCTCAAGCAGCACCAGACCATGCCGATCATTATTTACACAGGTAGAGTACTAAATGCGAAACAAGAGACCGAGCTACGCCAACGTGTGCAAAGTATCATCATTAAGGATGTGAAGTCGCCAGAGCGGTTGTTGCAAGAAACGATGCTTCTTTTAAGCAAAATGAAAGCCGAACGTGCAGCAGAGGAGCAGCCCCACATCGCCGTCAAAGATGATCACCTGTCAGGCAAACGTATTTTACTCGTCGATGATGATGTTCGTAACGTATACACGCTTTCCAGCGTGTTAGAACAATATGATATGAATGTCACTTACGCAGAAAATGGGGCGGAGGCGCTACAATTGCTGGAGCAGGAGCAGCACTATGATCTCATCCTGATGGATATGATGATGCCAGAGATGGATGGCTATGAGGCCATGCGCCGTATTCGCAGTAGCAGCGCCCCGAACATGGCCACGCTCCCGATTATCGCTTTAACCGCCAAGGCAATGAAGGAAGACCGTGATAAGTGCATTGAAGCTGGCGCATCGGACTATGTAAGCAAGCCGTTTGAAACCGAGCAACTGCTGTCCTTGATGAGAGTGTGGTTGTATCGATGA
- a CDS encoding toxin-antitoxin system YwqK family antitoxin has protein sequence MGNVDILPIEFVLSNGIEFTGDVCYSGVYGQEVFNKPLEEGGIPISGILYERYKSGNLAYYAHYKNGMSDGENVNYYESGKVASSQQMSNGVISGKKITWFENGNIKSKEEYKYGFCITHRQWSEAGELVIEKTEPSEFDKKMIEKYNKRAEKSEGK, from the coding sequence ATGGGTAATGTTGATATTTTACCTATAGAATTTGTACTATCTAATGGCATAGAGTTCACTGGGGACGTTTGTTATTCTGGGGTTTATGGGCAAGAAGTTTTTAATAAACCTTTAGAAGAAGGGGGAATACCTATATCAGGTATACTCTATGAAAGGTATAAAAGTGGTAATTTGGCATATTATGCGCATTACAAAAATGGTATGTCTGATGGAGAAAATGTGAATTATTATGAAAGTGGTAAAGTTGCGAGTTCTCAACAAATGAGCAATGGGGTCATATCAGGAAAAAAAATCACTTGGTTTGAAAATGGTAACATAAAATCAAAAGAAGAATATAAGTATGGATTTTGCATAACACACAGACAGTGGAGTGAAGCAGGAGAATTAGTCATCGAAAAAACAGAACCTAGTGAATTTGATAAAAAAATGATCGAAAAGTATAATAAACGGGCTGAAAAGTCAGAGGGAAAATAA
- a CDS encoding SpoIIE family protein phosphatase — translation MNVLIVDDNPTNVMLVREILRKAGYTGISTASSAREMYRILGMEEPTGPLAVPEIDIILLDMMMPEIDGLEACRTVQQYAELKDIPIIMVTAVGDSHLLAQALDAGAVDYVTKPINKIELMARIRVALRLKQEKDWHKERDRLIREELRLAGKVQSSVLTEPYQDERINIHALYQPSDELAGDLYAWFPLGEGRYGIIIIDMMGHGVSSALLCMFIASVLRDTVVQKKEPDELLRLLNTKFNQLHMNGNLMLYYMTALYAIVDTRAHTIHYANAGHPPGIVHMEDGSIVTLDSTGYPVGMFSELDIEARIISMTPNAKMVLFTDGLLESCSEDIDEAKDYIVHLLQSEQSLAAPAWKELFKIADEETREDDKCIIWIDMNSTADSNGE, via the coding sequence ATGAACGTACTTATTGTCGATGATAACCCAACCAACGTCATGCTCGTTCGTGAAATTTTACGCAAGGCTGGATACACAGGCATTTCAACAGCTTCGTCTGCTCGCGAAATGTATCGCATATTAGGTATGGAAGAACCGACTGGCCCATTGGCCGTTCCTGAAATAGACATTATTTTGTTAGATATGATGATGCCCGAAATCGATGGTCTTGAGGCGTGTCGCACCGTGCAGCAATATGCGGAGTTAAAAGATATCCCGATCATTATGGTAACCGCGGTGGGAGATTCCCATCTGTTAGCGCAGGCGCTGGATGCGGGTGCTGTTGACTATGTGACGAAGCCAATCAATAAAATTGAGTTAATGGCGCGGATTCGGGTGGCGCTGCGCTTGAAGCAGGAGAAAGATTGGCACAAAGAACGTGATCGGCTTATTCGTGAAGAGTTAAGATTGGCTGGAAAAGTACAGTCCTCCGTACTGACGGAACCGTATCAGGACGAGCGGATTAACATTCATGCCTTGTATCAACCGTCGGATGAATTGGCGGGGGATTTATACGCATGGTTTCCGTTAGGGGAGGGGCGATACGGTATCATCATTATCGATATGATGGGACATGGCGTTTCCTCTGCGCTGCTATGCATGTTTATCGCTTCCGTGCTGCGCGATACCGTTGTGCAGAAAAAAGAGCCTGATGAACTGCTGCGCCTGTTAAACACGAAGTTCAATCAGCTGCATATGAACGGGAATTTGATGCTGTATTACATGACAGCTCTTTACGCGATTGTAGATACCCGCGCTCATACGATCCATTATGCCAATGCGGGCCATCCACCAGGCATCGTCCATATGGAAGATGGCAGCATCGTGACGTTGGATTCGACGGGGTATCCGGTCGGCATGTTTTCAGAACTAGACATTGAGGCGCGGATAATTTCAATGACGCCAAATGCGAAAATGGTGCTGTTTACAGATGGTTTACTGGAATCATGCAGTGAAGATATTGACGAAGCAAAAGATTATATCGTCCATTTGCTTCAATCCGAGCAATCGCTAGCTGCACCTGCTTGGAAAGAGCTATTTAAAATAGCAGACGAAGAAACGCGTGAAGATGATAAATGTATCATCTGGATTGATATGAATAGCACAGCGGATTCAAATGGTGAGTAG
- a CDS encoding YwqJ-related putative deaminase produces MGIIGFDYLRAASPYGIKRIEDIRMEWRANEHGRLYLRGIVEDTAKVNAALQATADDVIRVYESGRESEKTLFEGIVTSVEMSHLNGVYTIEVEAASASFQLDVKRKKRSFQDTNMTYSALIREIIKTYPGYDVIESVGDGVKLGAPLFQYSETDWAFVKRLASHFSSVVVCDILEAKPRFYFGLPQGKSYTLSDETPYVAAKNLLAFQQAGGSAAGLHDTDFFTYEIESGERYLIGDEIQFRGLRMVVSEVRARMDRGQFIYTYLLSRREGVRQAIIHNDKLAGVSLEGEVLDVKGQQVKLHLEFDQEQSKSTAYWFPFAPPTGNVMYSMPQVGTNASLYVPDATGKRAIVIGCVRKNGGSCAKTSDPNIRYFGTEHGSELELSPTAINVVSGSKEPLSVSFDDKVGVTLTSHKKLTLNADGEISLYTPKRVVVSAQSQIFVKKRNVPSGFAIESEFHFLGENVLLEGQDRTTFPPYNDEPKKGEPPPPPDPEPPFSWGKLAMNVLGGLAVVAVVVAAAALTVATLGAGAVVIGAVVAGAAIGGTAAVASVAVSDVMRGEVSDFGAYAGAAARESVIGAVSGAIFGPLGSMATVGGKMGLGGLTNGVESVIRQTLEGNGFSFKTVLIDTGIGMLTGGLVDPVLGKTIDKVSPWLENGVKNVKKQLNLNQNGGRLVPAHAGGGQGYVNFSKMDDEIPVPTGGRGSGGSNPSKVDDVAEGMGKSNLDNFTSEEIQKLKNHVIEEAQMLKDIGLTNKQLGPAVAGAYDRTTGKIYTAINDVEGKLPKELHPHIEKRIIDMPDDVYDSYSLYTHGAGSHAEVYAANKALLDNQNATLDDILIYVIKPGGTTKPVTDIPFHTCPHCNYILKGFPILSDLKK; encoded by the coding sequence ATGGGGATAATCGGATTTGATTATTTAAGAGCTGCTTCGCCGTACGGAATTAAACGCATCGAAGATATACGAATGGAATGGCGGGCTAACGAACATGGGCGGCTCTATTTACGAGGAATCGTAGAAGATACAGCAAAGGTGAATGCTGCGCTGCAAGCTACAGCGGACGATGTTATTCGGGTATATGAGAGTGGTAGGGAGTCTGAAAAGACTCTATTCGAAGGAATTGTGACGTCGGTCGAAATGAGCCATCTGAACGGTGTGTATACGATTGAGGTGGAGGCTGCATCGGCGAGTTTTCAATTGGATGTGAAAAGGAAGAAGCGCTCATTTCAGGATACGAATATGACTTATTCTGCACTGATTCGCGAGATCATTAAGACGTACCCAGGTTATGATGTGATCGAAAGTGTCGGTGATGGGGTTAAGCTTGGAGCGCCGCTGTTCCAATATAGCGAGACGGATTGGGCGTTTGTGAAGCGATTGGCGAGCCATTTTAGCAGCGTTGTGGTGTGTGATATATTAGAAGCAAAGCCGCGTTTTTATTTTGGTTTGCCGCAAGGAAAGAGCTATACGCTGTCTGATGAGACGCCGTATGTGGCAGCCAAGAATTTGCTTGCCTTTCAACAGGCGGGCGGGAGCGCAGCAGGGCTGCATGATACTGATTTTTTTACTTACGAAATTGAAAGTGGAGAACGGTACCTGATCGGTGATGAGATTCAGTTTCGTGGGCTGAGGATGGTTGTTAGCGAAGTAAGGGCACGGATGGATCGTGGGCAGTTTATTTATACGTACTTGCTGTCACGTCGGGAAGGTGTGCGTCAAGCGATTATACATAACGATAAGCTGGCTGGAGTGTCGCTTGAGGGCGAAGTGCTGGATGTGAAGGGGCAGCAGGTCAAGCTCCACTTGGAGTTTGATCAGGAGCAGTCCAAGTCGACTGCGTATTGGTTCCCGTTTGCGCCGCCGACGGGAAATGTGATGTACAGTATGCCGCAGGTAGGAACGAATGCGAGCTTGTATGTGCCGGATGCAACGGGGAAGCGGGCAATTGTGATAGGCTGCGTGCGCAAAAATGGCGGAAGCTGTGCGAAGACGAGTGATCCGAATATTCGTTATTTTGGCACGGAGCATGGTAGCGAGCTGGAGCTGTCGCCCACCGCGATCAACGTGGTGAGCGGGAGTAAGGAGCCGTTAAGCGTTAGCTTTGATGACAAGGTTGGGGTGACACTTACCAGCCACAAGAAGCTGACGCTCAATGCGGATGGTGAGATCTCGCTGTATACGCCTAAACGGGTAGTGGTGAGTGCGCAGAGCCAGATTTTTGTGAAGAAGCGCAATGTGCCTAGCGGGTTTGCGATTGAAAGTGAGTTCCATTTCCTCGGGGAAAATGTGTTGCTGGAAGGTCAGGATCGCACGACATTCCCACCGTACAACGATGAGCCGAAGAAGGGTGAGCCGCCACCGCCGCCGGATCCGGAGCCGCCATTTAGTTGGGGGAAGCTGGCGATGAACGTGTTGGGCGGCCTTGCTGTAGTCGCTGTTGTGGTGGCAGCGGCGGCCTTGACGGTAGCGACGTTGGGCGCTGGGGCGGTTGTGATTGGAGCGGTCGTTGCAGGGGCTGCTATCGGCGGAACGGCGGCTGTTGCGAGTGTCGCTGTCTCGGATGTGATGCGCGGCGAGGTGAGCGATTTCGGCGCCTATGCGGGAGCGGCGGCGCGAGAATCGGTGATAGGCGCGGTGTCGGGCGCGATATTTGGGCCGCTCGGTTCGATGGCGACTGTCGGAGGCAAGATGGGGCTTGGCGGTCTAACGAATGGCGTGGAAAGCGTGATCCGCCAGACGTTAGAAGGGAATGGATTCAGCTTCAAGACAGTACTCATTGATACTGGAATCGGTATGTTGACCGGAGGTCTCGTTGACCCAGTGCTGGGCAAGACGATTGATAAGGTGTCGCCATGGTTGGAAAATGGCGTGAAGAATGTTAAGAAGCAGCTTAATCTCAACCAAAATGGAGGACGGCTTGTTCCTGCGCATGCTGGCGGTGGACAGGGGTACGTTAATTTCTCCAAGATGGATGATGAAATACCTGTTCCTACTGGTGGTCGAGGCAGTGGTGGGAGTAATCCTTCGAAAGTAGATGATGTTGCTGAGGGGATGGGTAAAAGTAATCTAGATAATTTTACATCAGAGGAAATTCAGAAACTTAAAAACCATGTTATTGAAGAGGCACAGATGTTGAAAGATATTGGTCTTACTAATAAGCAACTTGGTCCGGCAGTTGCAGGAGCATACGATAGAACTACTGGTAAGATTTACACGGCGATTAATGATGTTGAAGGCAAATTACCAAAAGAATTACACCCTCATATTGAAAAACGAATTATTGACATGCCGGATGATGTTTATGATTCATATAGTCTGTATACTCATGGCGCAGGGTCTCACGCTGAAGTATATGCGGCTAATAAAGCATTATTGGATAATCAAAATGCGACTCTTGATGATATACTAATATACGTTATTAAGCCAGGAGGCACAACAAAGCCTGTAACCGATATTCCGTTTCATACGTGTCCGCACTGTAATTATATTTTAAAAGGCTTTCCTATACTATCTGATTTGAAAAAGTAG
- a CDS encoding contractile injection system protein, VgrG/Pvc8 family has translation MSQAVYTYTNVFVAPYQFETITDLKLTKQTNEHAKLTISGIVPESKLDQYVVRANEQEHIELFVQDEDNKIVLFQGIVTSIAVQAVRNVRSITIEARSSSYLMDIKRESRTFQNKQLAYTELFSTIGQSYPQYDVIDEASQGKSIGGLLVQYKETDWQFAKRLASHFNAPLVPNTTLRGVKYVVGVPESSEPQRLEEFNYTIKKDLNEYRLKSSSDMQDIYEQNMISYEVTSNKIVQLCSPVIFQQRTLYVYRVETSIANGVLINKYTLRDKKGLSSQKLYNNGLSGISLFGKILDVSKDRVKVQLHIDGQQSKSKAIWFPYSTVFSSPDGTGWYCMPETGDEIRVYFPDEREENAFAASSVDTDAPDPERRSDPSVKSISTKYGKQIVFKPGAIEIIGSGKLLMRLTDEGGIEINSDKKIVLSAVEDIEINGGAKVLIQGEEGVDLKQANASLNILEQVQLSGAKVNIE, from the coding sequence ATGAGCCAAGCGGTTTATACGTATACGAACGTGTTTGTGGCTCCATACCAATTTGAGACGATTACGGATTTGAAATTAACGAAACAAACGAACGAGCATGCGAAGCTGACGATTAGCGGAATTGTACCTGAGTCTAAGCTGGATCAGTATGTAGTGCGAGCGAATGAACAGGAGCATATCGAACTATTTGTGCAAGACGAAGATAACAAGATTGTATTATTTCAAGGCATCGTTACCAGCATAGCGGTACAAGCTGTACGGAACGTGAGAAGCATAACGATTGAAGCTCGCAGTTCCAGCTATTTGATGGATATTAAGCGAGAGAGTCGTACTTTTCAAAATAAACAGTTAGCTTATACGGAGTTATTTTCTACAATTGGACAATCGTATCCGCAATACGATGTTATTGATGAGGCCTCGCAAGGCAAGAGTATTGGTGGACTCCTTGTTCAATATAAGGAAACGGATTGGCAATTCGCCAAGCGATTGGCGTCGCATTTTAACGCTCCGCTCGTGCCGAACACGACACTGCGCGGGGTTAAGTATGTCGTAGGAGTTCCGGAGTCGAGTGAGCCTCAGCGGCTGGAAGAGTTTAATTATACGATCAAAAAAGATTTAAATGAGTATAGGCTGAAGTCTAGCAGCGATATGCAGGACATTTACGAGCAGAACATGATTAGTTATGAGGTGACGAGCAACAAAATTGTCCAGCTGTGCAGTCCAGTTATCTTCCAGCAGCGGACGTTGTACGTATATCGTGTTGAGACGAGCATCGCCAACGGTGTGCTTATTAACAAGTACACGTTGCGTGATAAAAAGGGATTGAGTTCCCAGAAGTTATATAACAACGGTCTGTCGGGCATTTCGCTCTTTGGCAAAATATTAGACGTGTCAAAAGATAGAGTTAAGGTACAGCTGCATATAGACGGGCAGCAGTCTAAGTCTAAGGCAATTTGGTTCCCATACTCCACGGTGTTTTCTTCTCCAGATGGAACCGGTTGGTATTGTATGCCGGAGACGGGTGATGAAATTCGCGTTTATTTCCCAGATGAACGAGAAGAGAATGCATTTGCAGCCAGTTCCGTAGATACGGACGCGCCTGATCCTGAACGACGCAGCGACCCATCTGTCAAAAGTATAAGCACCAAATACGGCAAGCAAATTGTGTTTAAGCCAGGGGCCATTGAAATTATCGGGAGCGGCAAACTGTTGATGCGCCTTACCGATGAAGGTGGTATCGAAATTAATAGCGACAAAAAGATTGTGTTATCGGCAGTAGAAGACATTGAAATCAATGGCGGGGCCAAAGTGTTAATTCAAGGCGAAGAGGGCGTTGATCTCAAACAAGCCAATGCGAGCCTTAACATTTTGGAGCAGGTCCAACTTAGTGGCGCCAAGGTCAATATTGAATGA
- a CDS encoding DinB family protein: MKTIKCMMGHLYWADGRILDALEESETKNKELLKLVRHVAVAERVWLSRLQGKGSAQYSLWEEAEDLTAIRTMFEENAEQYRVYIEGLEESELDEMIDYASQSGVPFRTSVRDILLQVLLHGQYHRGQINRALRIESAEPAQVDYITFTRL; encoded by the coding sequence ATGAAGACGATAAAGTGCATGATGGGCCACCTGTACTGGGCGGACGGACGCATTTTGGACGCGCTCGAGGAGAGTGAGACGAAGAACAAGGAGCTTTTGAAGCTGGTTCGGCACGTCGCGGTCGCGGAACGAGTCTGGCTGTCCCGATTGCAGGGCAAGGGCAGCGCGCAATATTCGTTGTGGGAGGAAGCGGAAGACCTGACGGCGATTCGGACCATGTTCGAAGAAAACGCTGAGCAATATCGCGTCTATATTGAAGGGCTAGAGGAATCCGAGTTGGACGAAATGATCGATTATGCGAGCCAGAGCGGGGTTCCATTCCGAACGTCCGTCCGGGACATCCTGTTGCAGGTCCTCTTACATGGGCAATATCACCGGGGACAGATCAACCGAGCACTTCGGATCGAATCGGCAGAGCCTGCCCAAGTCGATTACATCACGTTCACGAGGCTCTAA